The DNA sequence GTTTTTCCCCTTACCTGCTCAAAAAAAGTTTACATAGTACGCAGTGCGCACATTTTCTTTGTCTTGTCAGGAACAAAAACAAAGAGCAGTTTAAGTACACGAATTTTTGATCGTAACACCAGGTGGATGTGTAAATGGATTTCCCTGGTGGGGAATATAATCCTGGCAGGGGAAACAGGAGCCTTTCCTGTCGTTAGGGCTGACGGCGGGAAAGGCTCTGTTTAAATTATTTACTTCCCGATCCGGTACAATCTTCCCTGGTCGGTAACAGCATAGAGGGCGCCGTCTTTACCCTGGGTTATGCCCCGGAACCGCTGCTTTTCATCGGCGAGCAGCCGCTCTTCGCCGGTTACCTTATTGTCTTCAATTCTCAGGCGGGCTATATGCATACCGCTCAGGGCCGCCACGAACAGGTTGTTTTCCCATTCGGGGATCGCATTGCCACTATAAAAGGTGATCCCGCTGGGAGAAATAACCGGGTCATAATAATATACCGGCTGCTCCATTCCCTCCTTTTGCTGAATGGCGTCCCCTATTTTCTCACCGCTGTATTCCAGTCCGTATGTAATGACCGGCCATCCGTAATTTTTTCCAGGCGCAACGCGGTTTATTTCATCTCCGCCGCGGGGCCCGAATTCCGCTTCCCAGAGATCGCCGGTTTCTGGATGGAAAGCAAGGCCTTGTACGTTTCTGTGCCCATAGGAATAGATTTCCGCCCTGGCATCGTCCCTGTTCTCAAAGGGGTTGCCCGGAGCCGGCTGACCGTCAGGAGTGATCCTGATCACCTTTCCCAGGGAAGAATTCAGATCCTGCGACTGCGGTCTTGTTTCCAGGTCCGACCGTTCGCCGGTGCTAAAAATCAGGTTCCCCGTTTTATCAAAAAGAATGCGGGATCCGTAGTGCAAGGCACTTTCATGAGCCGGAGTTGCACGGTAAATCACTTCCGCATTTTCAATGGTCTTTTCATCATCCGATAATTTCCCCTTGGCAATAGCGGTGAGGTTCCCTTCCGGAGTTTTTTCCGAAAAAGCCCAGTAAACCATCCGGTTATCATCGAAAGAAGGATCAATGGTAAGGCCCAGTAAGCCCCCCTGTCCGTCTGCGTTTACTTCAGGCAGACCCGTGATGGCCCCGCTAAGGGTACCGTCAGGGGAAGCAATCCGCATAGTGCCTTCTTTTTCGGTAATTAAAAACCGGCCATCGGGCAAACTGGTAATGCCCCAGGGCCTGTTGAGCCCCTCGCTCAGTACTTCAGTTTCGTACGGAGTGGTGGTTTTTATTCCGCCAATGCGGGTTTGCCCCTCAAATGCCGGCTGATAATCTGTGTTCGGTTCCTTTGTTTCTACCGGCGCAATGGTCGAGTCCGGGCCGGCCACTTCCTCCCCGTTGGTCTTTCCCGGGGAAGACTGACAGGAAGAGATGCTCATTGCCAGGCCAAGCGCTATTAATGGAAATCTGGATGTGCTTATCATAAAATTTTTTTCTAAAAGTAAGAATTATTCCTGAGGATGCCGTACATGTTTACTTCACAGATTATCACAGGATGTTTTGCGCCGAAAACGGGAAATAGTGTTGTGCAATGTAAGG is a window from the Anseongella ginsenosidimutans genome containing:
- a CDS encoding PQQ-dependent sugar dehydrogenase, whose translation is MISTSRFPLIALGLAMSISSCQSSPGKTNGEEVAGPDSTIAPVETKEPNTDYQPAFEGQTRIGGIKTTTPYETEVLSEGLNRPWGITSLPDGRFLITEKEGTMRIASPDGTLSGAITGLPEVNADGQGGLLGLTIDPSFDDNRMVYWAFSEKTPEGNLTAIAKGKLSDDEKTIENAEVIYRATPAHESALHYGSRILFDKTGNLIFSTGERSDLETRPQSQDLNSSLGKVIRITPDGQPAPGNPFENRDDARAEIYSYGHRNVQGLAFHPETGDLWEAEFGPRGGDEINRVAPGKNYGWPVITYGLEYSGEKIGDAIQQKEGMEQPVYYYDPVISPSGITFYSGNAIPEWENNLFVAALSGMHIARLRIEDNKVTGEERLLADEKQRFRGITQGKDGALYAVTDQGRLYRIGK